One Qiania dongpingensis genomic window carries:
- a CDS encoding carboxypeptidase M32: MEAKEAEENKGDEFSGFLERWNALQTALTLFDWDNETLAPPEAADRTAKVVGTLSADYQELLVREETGKLLEKEKKKEGLSEIQRAVLKSLEREREKLSVIPPDEYRRFSELTAVSVSKWSQAKKSGDFKIFAPVLSEIVDTRKRFASYRKKEGENLYDILLSDYEERFTMEILDDFFDQVKAEVVPLVKAVTEKSKKEPVESGFLFQTYDIKKQKNWNRWLAAYLGFDFSRGVFAESEHPFTTSLHKDDVRITTHYYEDNLESAIFSTIHETGHAIYEQGNGDEVTQTPVMGGTCGVHESQSRFYENILGRSKAFWEPIYGRLQNQFPDQLKDVSLNQFLRAINRAEPGLIRTEADELTYCLHIIVRYELEKKLIDGSLSVEQLPEEWERLYEEYLGLKPSNPTEGVLQDIHWAMGEFGYFPSYALGNAMASQIYHQMSKELDVESLLKNSGLAQITGYLNQHIHRFGAARNMGEVLQDMTGEPFNPHYYIAYLKHKYSALYGLEQ, from the coding sequence ATGGAAGCCAAAGAAGCAGAAGAAAATAAGGGAGATGAGTTTTCAGGATTCCTAGAGAGGTGGAATGCCCTTCAGACTGCCCTCACTCTTTTTGATTGGGACAATGAGACTCTGGCGCCGCCGGAAGCGGCGGACCGGACCGCGAAGGTTGTAGGAACGTTATCCGCCGATTACCAGGAGCTTCTTGTGAGGGAAGAAACCGGAAAGCTTTTAGAGAAGGAGAAAAAAAAGGAGGGGCTTTCGGAAATTCAGAGGGCTGTGCTGAAATCTCTGGAACGGGAGCGGGAGAAGCTGTCTGTTATCCCGCCGGATGAATACCGCCGTTTTTCGGAGCTTACGGCTGTGTCTGTCAGCAAATGGAGCCAGGCAAAGAAAAGCGGTGACTTTAAAATATTTGCACCGGTTTTGTCTGAGATCGTGGATACGAGAAAACGGTTTGCGTCATATCGGAAAAAAGAGGGTGAAAACCTTTATGACATTCTTCTTTCAGACTATGAAGAAAGATTTACGATGGAAATCCTGGATGACTTTTTTGATCAGGTGAAAGCAGAAGTCGTTCCGCTTGTGAAGGCTGTTACAGAAAAAAGCAAGAAGGAGCCTGTGGAATCGGGATTCCTTTTTCAAACCTATGATATAAAAAAACAAAAGAATTGGAACAGATGGCTGGCGGCTTATCTGGGATTTGACTTTTCCAGGGGCGTGTTTGCGGAAAGTGAACACCCGTTTACGACCAGTCTTCATAAAGACGATGTGCGGATCACGACGCATTATTATGAAGATAATCTGGAGAGCGCCATTTTTTCCACGATACATGAGACGGGACACGCGATATACGAACAGGGGAACGGCGACGAAGTGACGCAGACCCCGGTCATGGGAGGAACCTGCGGTGTACATGAGTCACAGTCCAGGTTTTATGAAAACATCCTGGGAAGAAGCAAGGCGTTTTGGGAACCAATCTATGGAAGATTACAGAATCAGTTTCCGGATCAGCTAAAAGACGTATCCTTAAATCAGTTTCTGCGGGCGATAAACCGTGCAGAGCCGGGGCTTATCCGGACTGAGGCCGATGAACTTACCTATTGTCTCCATATCATCGTCCGGTATGAACTGGAGAAGAAGCTGATTGACGGAAGCCTTTCGGTGGAGCAGCTGCCGGAGGAATGGGAACGGCTCTACGAAGAATATCTGGGACTGAAGCCGAGTAACCCTACAGAAGGGGTGCTCCAGGATATCCACTGGGCCATGGGAGAATTCGGCTATTTTCCTTCTTATGCCCTGGGAAATGCCATGGCTTCCCAAATATATCATCAGATGTCAAAGGAATTGGATGTGGAAAGCCTGTTAAAGAACAGCGGCCTGGCACAGATCACCGGGTATCTGAATCAACACATCCACAGGTTTGGCGCGGCCAGAAACATGGGTGAGGTGCTGCAGGATATGACAGGCGAGCCTTTCAATCCTCATTACTATATCGCCTATTTGAAGCACAAGTATTCGGCACTTTATGGATTGGAACAGTAG
- a CDS encoding MBL fold metallo-hydrolase produces MKITYIHHSSFSIEFPNAVFLFDYYAGELPEFPREKDIFVLASHKHDDHFRVSVLSLAEIYPNIHFLLSKDIRMSRAYLERIKVPASAYDKISYIGKNASAEFIVGGSVLQVETLASTDEGVAFLLSYEGKSLYHAGDLNWWTWIGETEAEYEDMTRRFQTEIQKMDGRHFDAAFVPLDPRQEERYWWGFDYFMRKTDTDVVFPMHFQMDYTVMDRLLEEPVSEPYRGKIKRIRKEGETFSC; encoded by the coding sequence ATGAAAATTACATATATCCATCACAGCAGCTTCTCCATTGAATTTCCCAACGCTGTCTTTTTGTTTGATTATTATGCGGGAGAGCTTCCGGAATTTCCCAGGGAAAAGGATATTTTTGTTTTAGCAAGCCATAAACACGACGATCATTTCCGGGTGTCGGTGCTGTCCCTGGCTGAAATCTATCCGAATATCCATTTTCTCCTGTCGAAGGATATCCGGATGAGCCGCGCCTATCTGGAAAGGATAAAGGTTCCGGCTTCGGCGTATGATAAGATTTCTTACATTGGAAAGAACGCTTCGGCGGAATTTATAGTGGGCGGCAGCGTTCTCCAGGTGGAGACACTGGCCTCCACAGACGAGGGTGTGGCCTTTCTTCTGTCCTATGAAGGAAAAAGCCTGTACCATGCGGGAGATCTGAACTGGTGGACCTGGATTGGAGAGACAGAGGCAGAATATGAAGATATGACCAGGCGGTTCCAGACTGAGATTCAGAAAATGGACGGAAGACATTTTGATGCTGCCTTTGTTCCGCTGGATCCCAGGCAGGAAGAACGATATTGGTGGGGATTTGACTATTTCATGAGGAAGACAGATACGGATGTTGTATTTCCCATGCATTTTCAAATGGATTATACGGTGATGGACCGTCTGCTGGAAGAGCCGGTCTCCGAGCCATACCGGGGTAAGATAAAGCGAATCAGAAAAGAAGGAGAGACGTTTTCCTGTTGA
- a CDS encoding U32 family peptidase — translation MKKKGMEVLAPAGSFESMRAAVNAGADAVYMGGTRFGARAYAENPEQDMLLEAIDFVHLHGRKLYLTVNTLLKEKELKGELYDFLLPLYEAGIDALIVQDMGVWQAVKRWFPELPIHASTQMTITGAKGAVEAERLGASRIVTARELTVKEIQEIREQTDIEIETFVHGALCYCYSGQCLYSSLIGGRSGNRGRCAQSCRLPYGVWEKGRRLSGVDQGYVMNLKDLCGLDFLPELMRAGVDSLKIEGRMKSPRYTAGVVSVYRKYVDMLLDRGEREYRVSQEDRKLLLELFDRGGFSDGYFHDHNGKQMVALREKPAFRDVDAGLLADLDRRYLNHEIKEKIKGNLTIAQDLPAKLSLIQRDSSITVEGDTALPAKSCPLKETDLRKQMEKLGGTPFVLEELSIQMDAGIFLPVKALNELRRKAVDALKDAILVKYKRKASDEIIQAEDTERAPKVREASTEAFASLSVYVEEEGQFCAAVKEKAVRRIYFSVNRISWEKISVYAEECHERGKEFYLALPQIYRSRADEEFSAQERFWHIGDVDGFLIRVVDELHFMEKLGTEYDYVADHSLYSFNKEARDWLRQAGMSMDTAPLELNEKDLRERGCAGSEMIVYGRLPMMVSAQCIRKTAGVCDKKPVLMELEDRKKKRFPVKNDCRFCYNMIYNSDVLWLADEIPAIMRLKPSMMRLQFTTEEPGEVTLVLKAFGKALRGEEPGYQPAARTKGHFRRGAE, via the coding sequence ATGAAGAAAAAGGGAATGGAAGTGCTGGCGCCGGCCGGCTCCTTTGAGAGTATGCGGGCGGCTGTCAATGCGGGGGCTGACGCGGTGTATATGGGCGGCACGCGGTTTGGCGCCAGGGCGTATGCGGAGAACCCGGAGCAGGATATGCTGCTGGAAGCTATCGATTTTGTACATCTGCACGGAAGAAAGCTGTATCTGACAGTCAACACTTTGTTAAAAGAGAAGGAGCTGAAAGGAGAGCTTTATGACTTTTTGCTTCCTTTGTATGAAGCGGGGATAGACGCGCTGATCGTGCAGGACATGGGAGTCTGGCAGGCAGTGAAACGCTGGTTTCCTGAGCTCCCGATCCACGCCAGCACACAGATGACTATTACAGGCGCAAAGGGAGCTGTGGAAGCGGAGCGGCTGGGAGCATCCCGGATCGTGACGGCCAGAGAACTGACAGTAAAAGAGATTCAGGAAATCCGCGAACAGACGGATATTGAAATCGAAACCTTTGTCCACGGAGCGCTGTGCTACTGCTATTCTGGCCAATGTCTTTACAGCAGCCTGATTGGCGGAAGAAGCGGAAACAGGGGGCGGTGCGCGCAGTCCTGCCGTCTTCCCTATGGCGTATGGGAAAAAGGCCGCAGATTGTCCGGGGTGGATCAGGGCTATGTGATGAATCTGAAGGACCTGTGTGGTCTGGATTTTCTTCCGGAGCTCATGAGAGCGGGAGTGGATTCCCTGAAAATAGAAGGACGGATGAAAAGCCCCAGATATACGGCGGGAGTGGTGAGCGTTTACCGGAAATATGTCGATATGCTTCTTGACAGAGGAGAGCGGGAATACCGGGTGTCACAGGAAGACAGGAAGCTTCTGCTGGAGCTTTTTGACAGAGGCGGATTTTCAGACGGATATTTTCATGACCACAACGGGAAGCAGATGGTGGCGCTCAGGGAAAAGCCGGCTTTCCGGGATGTGGATGCCGGGCTTCTGGCGGATTTAGACCGCCGTTATTTGAATCATGAAATTAAAGAGAAAATAAAGGGAAACTTAACAATTGCTCAAGATTTGCCTGCTAAACTATCTTTAATCCAGAGAGATTCTAGTATTACTGTGGAAGGAGACACGGCGCTTCCGGCGAAGAGCTGTCCGCTGAAAGAGACAGATCTGAGGAAGCAGATGGAAAAATTGGGAGGGACGCCTTTTGTTTTGGAAGAACTCTCCATTCAAATGGATGCCGGTATATTCCTGCCGGTCAAAGCTCTGAATGAGCTGCGGAGAAAGGCTGTGGATGCTTTAAAGGATGCCATATTGGTAAAATACAAAAGAAAAGCGTCAGATGAAATCATACAGGCAGAAGACACGGAAAGAGCGCCAAAGGTTCGGGAGGCGTCCACAGAGGCTTTTGCTTCGCTGTCTGTTTATGTGGAGGAGGAAGGACAGTTCTGTGCAGCGGTGAAGGAGAAGGCAGTCCGAAGGATCTACTTTTCCGTGAACCGGATTTCATGGGAAAAGATATCTGTATACGCGGAGGAATGCCATGAAAGGGGAAAAGAGTTTTATCTGGCGCTTCCTCAGATTTATAGGAGCCGGGCAGACGAAGAGTTTTCCGCCCAGGAACGTTTTTGGCACATCGGAGATGTCGACGGTTTTTTAATAAGAGTAGTGGATGAACTGCATTTTATGGAAAAATTGGGAACAGAATATGACTATGTGGCGGATCATTCCTTATATTCCTTTAATAAAGAAGCCAGGGACTGGCTCAGACAGGCGGGAATGTCCATGGACACGGCGCCCTTGGAGCTGAATGAAAAGGATCTCCGAGAAAGAGGATGTGCTGGAAGCGAGATGATCGTGTACGGAAGGCTCCCCATGATGGTATCGGCCCAGTGCATTCGCAAAACAGCGGGAGTCTGCGACAAAAAGCCTGTTCTTATGGAGCTGGAGGACAGGAAAAAGAAGCGATTCCCAGTGAAAAATGATTGCAGATTCTGTTATAATATGATCTATAACAGTGATGTGCTGTGGCTGGCGGATGAGATACCGGCGATCATGCGCTTAAAGCCTTCTATGATGCGGCTCCAGTTTACAACGGAAGAGCCCGGAGAGGTTACTCTTGTCCTGAAAGCATTTGGAAAGGCGCTGAGGGGCGAAGAGCCCGGATATCAACCCGCCGCCCGCACAAAAGGGCATTTCAGACGGGGAGCAGAGTAG
- a CDS encoding NUDIX hydrolase encodes MIEATSCGGVVIFRGKILVLYKNYKNKYEGWVLPKGTVEAGESYEETALREVKEETGVQASIVKYIGKSQYSFNIPQDTVEKDVHWYLMMADSYYSKPQREEYFLDSGYYKFYEAYHLLKFQNEKQIMEKAYHEYLDLKKRNLWSSKRNV; translated from the coding sequence ATGATCGAAGCAACGAGCTGTGGCGGTGTGGTTATATTTCGCGGCAAAATTCTTGTCCTTTATAAGAATTATAAGAATAAATACGAGGGCTGGGTATTGCCGAAGGGAACTGTAGAAGCAGGAGAATCCTATGAGGAGACGGCGCTGCGCGAAGTGAAAGAGGAAACGGGCGTTCAGGCATCCATTGTCAAATATATTGGGAAAAGCCAATATTCGTTCAACATTCCGCAGGATACTGTGGAAAAGGACGTGCATTGGTATCTGATGATGGCGGACAGCTATTACAGTAAACCACAACGGGAGGAATATTTCCTGGATTCCGGATATTATAAATTTTATGAAGCTTATCATCTCTTGAAATTTCAAAATGAAAAGCAGATTATGGAAAAAGCCTATCATGAGTATCTGGATCTGAAGAAAAGGAACCTCTGGAGCAGCAAAAGGAATGTTTAG
- a CDS encoding thioester domain-containing protein, translating into MKRKISRTILYLFIGLTAICSVTKAEEVSVSGFLKIPFEKMYLVINDTSNVIQAYQDTSDGAVAYCLNSTLQSPDGNQSYGGAGGGGRISGKGIEAIRNVIADGYPLNTRYWLSKGIPEEAQRQATQLAIWSVLASMREDGSDYDYFAYEKASPINLEGVDAASMFRTLAGNAIYGNRIKRYLSISITGVSASRSEEEIVVSFSVFAENMDACTISAEGLEEGSEIKLDGEILSENSWSTETELTDRRTYSLSFPWKGNGKKQLILKATGYAGDGNQVSVFEPADSAYQTMGKVEKIGTAEIKHAENGIKLPEEPGKIQVKKYDGETNEPLAGVRFGVFPLNAPADSDPICEFFTGNDGIGMSGYLADGSYEIRETEVPEGYIRTQEPKTVIVRAGQIVDSTWENLPAKGALSLKKRSSKEGELFGDASLAGAVYEVYFLSGQAENGERERILMGQIVTDEKGEGALGGLPLGDYIVTEAAPPKGYWKNPEEYEAALQYQDDTTPVVEVMIEAEDEMIRRPVILKKYGDAGKELPLPHAGFSFYLKSSLVRKEGEYDWEKAEPVVIGGLGETILYTDSNGKLETVPLPYGVYLVRETDVPEGYEPCDELEVQIEGESKGELVITAINKKSPEEPEEETTACAETTVQEKAETSEVQKEPTTEEKTERETVQTTASPETGDRQNGGIWFLILGSTFSIILLFVCLWANRRRG; encoded by the coding sequence ATGAAAAGAAAAATAAGCAGAACTATTTTGTACCTGTTTATAGGATTGACAGCTATTTGTTCTGTGACAAAGGCAGAGGAGGTTTCTGTATCCGGGTTTTTAAAAATTCCCTTTGAAAAGATGTATCTGGTGATCAACGATACCAGCAATGTGATTCAGGCGTATCAGGACACCTCGGACGGGGCGGTGGCGTACTGTTTAAACAGTACGCTCCAGAGTCCCGACGGGAACCAGTCCTATGGAGGCGCCGGAGGCGGTGGACGGATAAGCGGAAAAGGAATAGAAGCCATACGGAATGTCATAGCCGACGGTTATCCATTGAATACCAGATATTGGCTGAGTAAGGGGATTCCCGAAGAGGCGCAGCGGCAGGCGACACAATTGGCCATATGGTCGGTGCTGGCCTCCATGCGCGAGGATGGCAGTGATTACGACTATTTTGCTTACGAAAAAGCCTCCCCCATAAATCTGGAGGGAGTGGATGCAGCCTCCATGTTCCGCACACTGGCCGGAAATGCCATCTATGGAAACCGTATAAAGAGATATCTTTCTATCAGCATTACAGGCGTTTCTGCGAGCCGGAGTGAAGAAGAGATTGTCGTCAGTTTTTCTGTTTTCGCGGAAAATATGGACGCCTGTACCATATCGGCAGAGGGCCTGGAAGAAGGGAGTGAGATCAAGCTGGACGGAGAAATCTTGTCCGAAAATTCCTGGAGTACGGAAACAGAGCTCACGGACCGAAGGACGTATTCTTTGAGCTTTCCCTGGAAAGGAAACGGTAAAAAACAACTGATTCTGAAGGCGACAGGATATGCGGGGGACGGTAACCAGGTGTCGGTGTTCGAACCGGCAGACAGTGCTTATCAAACGATGGGAAAGGTAGAAAAGATAGGAACAGCAGAAATAAAGCATGCAGAAAATGGGATCAAGCTGCCGGAGGAGCCGGGAAAAATCCAGGTCAAAAAGTATGACGGGGAAACGAATGAACCGCTGGCCGGCGTTCGTTTCGGCGTGTTTCCCTTGAATGCTCCTGCAGATTCTGACCCCATATGCGAATTTTTCACCGGAAATGATGGAATAGGTATGAGCGGCTATCTGGCCGACGGCAGCTATGAAATAAGGGAGACTGAGGTCCCGGAAGGATATATAAGGACGCAGGAGCCAAAAACTGTCATAGTGCGGGCGGGACAGATCGTGGACAGTACCTGGGAAAATCTTCCGGCAAAGGGAGCCCTGTCCTTAAAAAAACGCTCTTCAAAGGAGGGAGAGCTTTTTGGAGACGCTTCGTTGGCCGGCGCGGTCTATGAGGTCTATTTTCTTTCCGGCCAGGCAGAAAACGGCGAACGAGAGCGTATTCTGATGGGACAGATTGTCACCGATGAGAAGGGAGAAGGGGCACTCGGCGGTCTTCCACTTGGAGACTATATAGTGACAGAGGCTGCTCCGCCGAAAGGATACTGGAAGAATCCGGAGGAATATGAGGCAGCGCTTCAATATCAGGATGATACGACGCCTGTCGTAGAGGTTATGATTGAGGCAGAGGACGAAATGATCAGACGGCCGGTCATCCTAAAAAAATATGGAGATGCGGGAAAGGAGCTCCCTCTTCCTCACGCAGGTTTTTCATTTTATTTAAAGTCATCTTTGGTACGAAAGGAGGGGGAATATGATTGGGAGAAGGCAGAGCCGGTCGTGATCGGAGGCCTGGGAGAGACGATTCTCTATACAGATTCCAATGGGAAACTAGAAACGGTGCCGCTTCCTTATGGTGTATATCTGGTCCGCGAAACAGACGTTCCGGAAGGATATGAACCATGTGATGAACTGGAGGTACAGATTGAAGGGGAGTCAAAAGGGGAGCTGGTAATCACGGCAATAAATAAAAAGAGTCCGGAAGAACCAGAGGAAGAAACGACGGCTTGTGCAGAAACGACGGTTCAGGAAAAGGCGGAGACATCAGAAGTTCAAAAGGAACCGACGACTGAGGAGAAGACAGAAAGAGAGACGGTACAGACTACGGCATCTCCGGAAACAGGAGACCGCCAAAATGGAGGTATTTGGTTCTTGATATTGGGGAGTACATTTTCTATCATATTGTTGTTTGTGTGTTTATGGGCGAACAGAAGGAGGGGATAG
- a CDS encoding FtsW/RodA/SpoVE family cell cycle protein, with translation MTSLVIQATKYVMIVLIILYTLSTYHYLRMKTHKRRNRACVMQLFCMFMLHLTGYLAITLYTNQVSMVTFYLAQLVFFILYLMFFHIFYRKASRLLINNTCMLLAIGFIMLTRLNVDRAVRQFIITVAAAVVAMAVPVIVRKMRYLWRFGWIYAGIGIAALALVLVFSMTSYGAKLSFNIGGLFSLQPSEFVKISFVFFVASMFQTSISFKRVCVTTVVAAMHVLVLVASKDLGAALIYFAAYLLMLFVATKSYLYLLGGTIAGSGASVLAYKVFGHVRTRVQVWKDPWVDATGDGWQIIQSLFAIGSGGWLGAGLYQGMPETVPVVRSDFIFSAISEEFGAIFAIALILICLSCLLQFLWISTWMDGMFYKIIAFGLAAVYGVQVFLNIGGVIKFIPSTGITLPFVSYGGSSIMSTFIMFGIIQGLYILKQDEVDRIEQEEEQERRRQAVYAKRYGKGAEGSGKSGEGRRRNPSGRGKNQKSK, from the coding sequence GTGACGAGTTTAGTGATTCAGGCAACCAAGTATGTGATGATAGTGTTGATTATTCTGTATACATTGTCCACATATCATTATCTTCGGATGAAGACCCATAAGCGCAGGAACCGAGCCTGCGTAATGCAGCTTTTTTGTATGTTCATGCTGCATCTGACCGGATATCTGGCCATCACATTATATACGAATCAGGTGTCCATGGTGACGTTTTATCTGGCTCAGCTGGTTTTCTTCATCTTATATCTGATGTTTTTCCATATTTTTTACCGGAAAGCGTCCCGGCTTCTGATCAATAATACTTGTATGCTGCTGGCCATAGGCTTTATCATGCTCACCAGGCTGAATGTGGACCGGGCCGTGCGGCAGTTCATCATAACGGTGGCGGCCGCTGTGGTGGCTATGGCAGTTCCGGTGATCGTGCGGAAGATGCGGTATCTCTGGAGATTTGGCTGGATTTACGCGGGAATTGGAATCGCAGCCCTTGCGCTGGTACTGGTCTTCAGTATGACTTCCTATGGGGCGAAGCTTTCCTTTAATATCGGAGGGCTGTTTTCACTGCAGCCTTCGGAATTTGTGAAGATTTCCTTTGTATTTTTTGTGGCGTCCATGTTTCAGACCAGTATCAGCTTCAAGCGGGTCTGCGTCACAACTGTGGTCGCGGCTATGCACGTACTAGTCCTTGTGGCCTCCAAGGATCTGGGAGCCGCGCTCATTTATTTCGCTGCCTATCTCCTGATGCTTTTCGTGGCGACGAAAAGCTACTTATATCTGCTGGGAGGGACCATAGCGGGAAGCGGAGCTTCCGTGCTTGCTTATAAGGTTTTCGGCCATGTACGGACACGCGTACAGGTATGGAAGGATCCCTGGGTGGACGCGACCGGCGACGGCTGGCAGATCATCCAGTCTCTGTTTGCCATCGGCAGCGGCGGCTGGCTGGGAGCAGGGCTTTATCAGGGAATGCCGGAAACTGTGCCGGTCGTCCGGTCTGACTTTATCTTTTCCGCGATCTCTGAGGAATTTGGGGCGATTTTTGCCATTGCGCTGATTTTGATCTGCTTAAGCTGCCTACTGCAGTTTTTGTGGATTTCCACCTGGATGGACGGAATGTTTTATAAGATCATAGCCTTCGGGCTGGCGGCAGTCTATGGCGTACAGGTGTTCCTGAATATCGGAGGCGTCATCAAATTTATTCCCTCTACGGGAATTACGCTTCCGTTTGTGAGCTATGGAGGCAGCTCGATCATGAGTACTTTCATCATGTTTGGGATTATTCAGGGGCTTTATATTTTGAAACAGGACGAGGTTGATAGAATTGAACAGGAAGAAGAACAGGAACGAAGACGACAGGCCGTATACGCGAAGAGATATGGAAAAGGTGCAGAAGGCTCTGGAAAGTCAGGTGAAGGAAGAAGAAGAAATCCTTCAGGTAGAGGAAAGAACCAGAAAAGTAAATAG
- a CDS encoding peptidoglycan D,D-transpeptidase FtsI family protein produces the protein MEKVQKALESQVKEEEEILQVEERTRKVNREIRLAGVLFVLMFIATIGYFSYYVTAKSRDIINSSYNARLDTFSEKIVRGEIRGSGGEVLAKTVEDEEGNETRNYPYENLFAHVVGYSASGKTGLESSANQYLLTSHLNVIDQVNNELSEVKSPADNVVTTLDPYLQQLAYDALGDYKGACVILEPSTGKILAMVSKPDYNPNTISADWESLISEENQDANLLNRATQGLYPPGSTFKLLTTLEYIREYPDTWENYQFDCEGTLPYGDAVMSCYDNHVHGHLNLRLSLANSCNCSFATVGQQLNLDSFHALCDSFLFNTELPLSMEYKESSFVMDGTSGLAERVQTSIGQGRTMISPIHNAMITSAIANGGTMMSPYLIDRVESSDGKIVKQFMPSSYGKLLSASEAETLTDFMVAVVNEGTSPSLKSDSYQVAGKTGSAEFNSNKEDSHAWFVGFAPAENPEIVISIIYENGGLGGSVATKGAKALFEGYFSKKNGQ, from the coding sequence ATGGAAAAGGTGCAGAAGGCTCTGGAAAGTCAGGTGAAGGAAGAAGAAGAAATCCTTCAGGTAGAGGAAAGAACCAGAAAAGTAAATAGGGAGATCCGCCTTGCTGGAGTCCTTTTCGTACTGATGTTCATCGCGACCATCGGTTACTTTTCCTATTATGTTACGGCGAAGAGCAGGGATATCATCAACAGCTCTTATAATGCGAGGCTTGATACATTTTCGGAAAAGATCGTGAGAGGGGAGATTCGCGGGAGCGGCGGAGAGGTGCTGGCTAAAACAGTGGAAGATGAAGAGGGAAATGAAACGAGAAATTATCCTTATGAGAACCTGTTTGCCCATGTGGTCGGATATTCCGCGTCAGGAAAGACTGGACTGGAGTCGTCGGCGAACCAGTATCTTCTCACTTCCCACCTCAATGTTATCGACCAGGTGAACAATGAACTGTCTGAGGTGAAGAGCCCCGCGGATAATGTGGTGACTACTCTTGACCCGTATCTGCAGCAGCTGGCATATGATGCATTAGGAGATTATAAGGGAGCCTGTGTGATCCTGGAGCCCAGTACCGGAAAAATACTGGCGATGGTATCAAAGCCGGACTATAATCCAAATACGATATCCGCGGACTGGGAGTCTTTGATCTCGGAAGAGAATCAGGACGCGAACCTATTGAATCGGGCGACCCAGGGGCTTTATCCGCCTGGCTCCACGTTTAAGCTTTTGACTACTCTGGAATATATCCGGGAGTACCCGGATACCTGGGAAAACTATCAGTTTGACTGTGAAGGTACACTTCCCTATGGGGACGCGGTCATGAGCTGTTATGACAACCATGTACACGGCCATCTGAATCTGCGTCTGTCCTTGGCAAACTCCTGTAACTGTTCTTTTGCTACCGTCGGACAGCAGTTAAACCTGGATAGTTTCCATGCACTTTGCGACAGCTTCCTGTTCAATACGGAGCTTCCGCTGTCCATGGAGTATAAAGAGAGTTCCTTTGTCATGGACGGCACCTCAGGCCTGGCCGAGCGGGTGCAGACCTCCATCGGGCAGGGAAGGACCATGATATCCCCTATTCATAACGCGATGATTACGTCCGCGATCGCCAACGGAGGGACCATGATGTCGCCGTATTTGATCGACCGAGTGGAAAGCTCCGATGGCAAAATCGTCAAGCAGTTCATGCCCTCGTCTTATGGTAAGCTTTTATCTGCCTCAGAGGCGGAAACTCTTACAGATTTTATGGTAGCTGTGGTAAATGAAGGGACCAGTCCTTCACTGAAGTCGGACAGCTATCAGGTAGCCGGAAAGACTGGCTCTGCGGAATTTAATTCCAATAAAGAAGACAGTCATGCCTGGTTTGTCGGATTTGCTCCTGCGGAAAATCCGGAAATCGTCATCAGTATCATCTATGAGAATGGAGGGTTAGGCGGTTCTGTGGCTACAAAAGGCGCCAAAGCACTTTTTGAAGGATATTTCTCCAAAAAAAACGGACAATGA